From the Euphorbia lathyris chromosome 6, ddEupLath1.1, whole genome shotgun sequence genome, one window contains:
- the LOC136234053 gene encoding non-classical arabinogalactan protein 31-like, whose translation MGFGIMVKAVLLLQLSLLCFTAFSDEEIEAASPKPSPHHGYARGPALPPTGHHHHHHAHPPSMAPGHHHHHHGYPPVHPPMPHSKPPAQSPSPHPKPPAHSPVHPPKPQPQPPSYHFPRSFVAVQGVVFCKSCKYSGVDTLLGATPLSGATVKLQCNNTKYPLQVKATSDKNGYFFVEAPKTITNYGAHKCKVSLVSAPNTACSKITDLHGGLTGGVLRPAKKYVSNKLPFVLFTVGPFAFEPKCPR comes from the exons ATGGGTTTTGGCATCATGGTTAAAGCTGTTCTGCTTCTGCAGCTTTCGCTGCTCTGTTTCACGGCTTTTAGCGACGAAGAAATCGAAGCTGCGTCGCCTAAACCTTCGCCTCACCACGGCTACGCCCGTGGTCCTGCATTGCCTCCCACCggtcaccaccaccaccaccatgCTCATCCACCCAGTATGGCTCCcggccaccaccaccaccaccacggATATCCCCCGGTTCACCCACCCATGCCCCACTCAAAACCACCGGCCCAGTCTCCGTCCCCTCACCCAAAACCCCCGGCCCACTCGCCGGTTCACCCACCAAAACCGCAACCACAGCCCCCGAGCTACCATTTTCCGAGAAGCTTTGTTGCTGTTCAAGGTGTCGTTTTTTGCAAATCTTGCAAATATTCCGGCGTTGATACTCTCTTGGGTGCTACACCACTTTCCG GGGCGACAGTAAAACTACAGTGCAATAATACAAAATACCCACTACAAGTTAAAGCCACGTCAGACAAGAATGGGTACTTCTTCGTTGAGGCACCCAAAACAATCACCAACTACGGGGCCCATAAATGTAAGGTCTCACTTGTTTCTGCTCCCAATACTGCTTGCAGCAAGATCACCGATCTCCACGGTGGACTCACCGGCGGCGTCTTGAGGCCGGCAAAGAAATATGTTTCCAACAAGCTTCCTTTTGTTCTTTTCACCGTTGGTCCGTTTGCTTTTGAACCTAAATGTCCTcgttaa
- the LOC136233733 gene encoding uncharacterized protein has product MASSSVPVRKKKPRAESTSSRMSAADLANLSDRFPWIKNYETQLPASHQRPSNPPTGFFTIFCSHVERGFRLPLPKMLADILSYFDIAVSQLHPNGWLDMALDCYLASNLGVAYNVRIFRALHKPSKRKSESYLTFAKFGVYSPFYHKMSNVHSWDESFFYVRIKEDEPLDFPLVWNSRPLHMAGDMRILTLGDEAVADLMKQIKADAWTYEDALAFMMSDVPLIRRVEDQFVYSKITQFDQETRRQFREEEARKKNQEAIPQTDTGKRPMETTADPPLKKRRPNTVGSTKIMADAIKSAKTTEKTVQTVKPSTGESWSAKFAGRTFEDESLLNNLDEALGQVGEVQRGYDQIPGSIHVQKGKSELLSLYARLRTLENGLLQNVADRATVEKLEKELANANSSFAIANANLASANANLASATAALIL; this is encoded by the exons atggcttcttcttctgttcCTGTTAGGAAGAAGAAACCTCGAGCAGAATCCACTTCGTCtcgcatgagtgccgcggatttggcgaacctatcggatcgctttccgtggattaaAAACTACGAAACCCAACTCCCTGCTTCACATCAACGCCCTTCCAATCCGCCGACAGgcttttttactattttttgtaGTCATGttgagagagggtttcgccttcctcttcccaagatgttggcggatatcctctcgtATTTTGACATCGCTGTCAGCCAACTACATCCTAATGGTTGGCTTGATATGGCCTTGGATTGTTATCTGGCGTCGAATTTAGGCGTAGCGTATAATGTCCGTATCTTCAGAGCCCTTCATAAACCTTCTAAGAGGAAGTCAGAGTCCTATCTTACATTCGCCAAATTTGGTGTTTATTCGCCCTTCTACCACAAAATGTCTAACGTGCACagctgggatgagagtttcttctatgtgaGGATAAAGGAGGACGAGCCATTGGACTTTCCTTTAGTCTGGAACTCTCGTCCACTACACATGGCGGGAGACATGCGAATCTTAACGCTTGGTGATGAGgctgtggcggatctcatgaagcaaattaaggcggatgcctggacctatgaggatgccttagccttcatgatgagcgacgTTCCTTTGATCCGCCGAGTGGAGGATCAATTTGTTTACTCGAAAATAActcaatttgatcaag agacgcgcaggCAGTTTCGAGAAGAGGAAGCCCGTAAGAAAAATCAAGAGGCTATCCCTCAAACTGATACGGGCAAACGCCCTATGGAGACGACTGCTGACCCGCCACTaaagaagaggcggcccaatACCGTTGGGAGTACCAAGATAATGGCGGATGCCATTAAATCTGCCAAGACTACTGAAAAAACGGTTCAG ACGGTGAAGCCCAGTACTGGCGAGTCTTGGTCCGCCAAGTTTGCTGGACGAACTTTCGAGGATGAATCGCTTTTGAATAACCTGGACGAAGCTCTAGGACAAGTAGGAGAAGTACAAAGGGGCTATGACCAAATCCCCGGATCGATCCACGTCCAAAAGGGAAAATCAGAGCTTCTTTCA CTGTACGCCCGCCTACGTACCTTGGAGAACGGGCTGcttcagaatgtggcggataGGGCTACTGTTGAGAAGCTGGAGAAAGAGTTGGCAAATGCCAATTCTTCTTTTGCCATCGCCAATGCCAACCTTGCTTCTGCTAATGCGAACTTGGCCTCTGCCACAGCTGCTTTGATTCTCTGA